From the Amia ocellicauda isolate fAmiCal2 chromosome 12, fAmiCal2.hap1, whole genome shotgun sequence genome, the window TGGTAACCTAGTAAAACAGAGTCCCTGCATTAGCATGGGTAGCGAGAGGAGGGGCAAAGGGGGCAGGGAATGGGACAGAGGGGgcacaacaacaaaagcaacagcaacagcaacagcaacagcaacagcaacaacgcAGGCGGGTCAGTACCGGGCCGGATGGCTCCCACAGGCAGGATCCGGTGGCCGATGAACTTCCCATTCTCCTCAAACACAGCAACTCGCAGGGAGGCCAGACTAGGCAGAACcacctacagagagagagagagagagagagagagagtgagcaaCACCACCtaaagtgagagacagacagaatggagagagagagagagagagagagagagacagagagagacagagagagacagagagacagcaaGAGATGCACAGACAGACTGCAAGGCCTCGCTCTTCACCTTATTGAAGACGTAGAGGTCCTCGTCCCACACAGGGTCCATGGAGTTGTTGTTGGACGTCTTCGTCCGGTACTTTCGCTTTGTGTCCACAGGGAGGCCAAACATGTCCACCTCCACATACACCCCCACCTTCTTATCAGTCAGAAACTGGCCTGAGATGAtctgggagagggggagagaggagaaggagagggagagcgagaaagttggaggggggggggagagaagtGAGcacaaacgaaaacaaatgacaacagcaacaataacaatactgaCAATAGCAGCAACCAACCTACCCTGATCTTGACAGTGTTGGCCACGATGCCATCCACGATGTCCTCGGTGAAGGGGTCAAAGTGTTTGTCCATCCTGCGCATGAACTCGGGTTTGAGCAGGTAGCCACTGCGCCCGTTGTACTCAAATATACCCAGATTCAACTGCATGGGCAAGTCTGCGGGGGGGAGAGAGACTGGGTAAGTGtctatttgaaatatatacatttgtctattttattctgactgacacactgacccgGTGTTTGGAAGTTGAGTGCCACCATCTGACAGCCCACATTCCAGAAGATCTGTGGCATGTAGTTGGAGGAGTCGACCCGTGTGCCCTTGGGGTAAATACGGCTCAGCTGCTTCTTATTGTACCTGAGGACAGCAGCTCAGGAACGTCACTGACATGTGGAGAGGGACACAGGCACAGAgactgagtgacagagagagtggGACACAGGGGGACAAAATGGATGCGTCCAGCAGTAAAGGATACTCCACAAACTCTGTGGGCGCTCCCTTCAGTATGTCCATGCCTTTAGTCTCCACCAAGGAGGACATCTCAAAGAACTTGTTCCTCTctgcaacacagagacacactcagagacagaccgacacacacacacgcacacgttcACCAATCCTCGCTGACCCTGGGAGGCTGGAGGGCCGTAGGGGTCAGGTACTCACTGTTGGCCACCTCAAAGGACTTGAACTTGACTGGCTCGATGTAGTTCACCAGGTTGGACATCTCCTCAGTGGCATTGACCTCACTGCTGGCCGTGccctggagggagaggaagggaggaAAGAGTTAAAAGGGAGGCTTTGTTACAGACACTGAACTGAGTGAGAagaagagggagggaaagagcgAGACAGAgacatgagagagagacagcagcaGTAAAGTGAGTTGGGGGTACCTCATCAGAGGTGGGTTTTTTGGGGTCCCCctgttcttcctcctcctcttcctctgacTCCGCCTCTCGGTCTGTAATGATCATGTGGAATCACAGTATGAAGACAATAGCACTattgtactatactatactggaCTGCACTATACTGGACTGGAGCATAATGTACGGACGCACCTGGGGGGGGCGTGGGCTGGTCCTGGACTACGGAGGTGTCGAGGGGTAGGGAGTTTTGCTCGGACACCCGGCGCCGGACGCTGACTGTACCGTGCCGGTGTTTCTTCTTGTTCTTGATCAGGATCTTACCCAGCAGCTCCTGGGGGCTGGGCAGCATCTGACCTGGTTCCAGCTGGAGAGGAGGgggatagagacagagagagagggatgagagaggggagaggagacACTCACGTCCCTGTCACTAAACCTGCTCCCACTCGCACACTTCCACTCCCACCAGCTCCTCCCACTCACAGGATATTTCTCCAGGGGCTCGATGAGAAGGGCATCCCCAAAGATAGAGCGACAGTACTCTGCCATCTTAGCCTGCTGCTtcgagctgagagagagagagagagagagagaggaattagAATAAGTGCCACACTGCAGTCCAATCCCCACAGCACGGGCcacagtctgggcccctatagtACAGTCCCCAAAGCgccggctccagtctggcccctaaaGCACAGTCCCCACAGCACTGGGTTGGAGGTGGTGTAACTCACGAGTCAACGTGGTTCTCGAAGGACAGGATGACAGGGTAGGGAGACGTCTTAAATGCACTCTCTGCAATGGCCTCTATCACCTCCTGTactcagagacagagacagagatagattatatatatatatatatatatatgagagagagagagagagatagactcAGAGCCACAGATACACATACAGACATTATAAAATCAGTGTTGTACTACAGTGTACATCTTTGCACTGGAATCTCCTACAGTATACTATATCATGCTGGGAGGGCAGGGGGCGGGAGGTACCTTGAAGGGAATATCCGTCGTCATAGTGAAGCCGTGAGTGATGATTGGCTCCTCGTCCTTGCCCTGCCCCTTCCAGCAGTCCAGCTCGATGCAGCGACAGCCTGTCAGCAGCACCTGTCTGTACATCTCCACTGTGGACAGTCCAGTCAGCTGACCGGCTGACCGCAGACAGGGAGAGCAAGAGGGGTTAATGTAACACACAGAAAAAGCGATGGgtgttgtgcaggtgtgtgaACTTGTGAGGCAGGTgttgtacaggtgtgtgtgtgcaggtgtgtgaaCTTGTGAGGCAggtgttgtacagttgtgtgtgtgtgtgtgtgtgtgtgtgtacttgtgaGGCAGGTgttgtacaggtgtgtgtgtgtacttgtgaGGCAGGTgttgtacaggtgtgtgtgtgtgtacttgtgaGGCAGGTgttgtacaggtgtgtgtgtgtacttgtgaggcaggtgttgtacagttgtgtgtgtgtacttgtgaGGCAGGTGTTGTAcaggggggtgtgtgtgtacttgtgaTGCAGGTgtagtacaggtgtgtgtgtgtgtgtgtgtgtacttgtgaGGCAGGTgttgtacaggtgtgtgtgtgtgtgtatgtgtacttGTGATGCACGTgttgtacaggtgtgtgtgtgtacacgtgTACTTGTGATGCACATgttgtacaggtgtgtgtgtgtgtactttgtGAGGCAGGTgttgtacaggtgtgtgtgtgtacacgtgTACTTGTGATGCACATgttgtacaggtgtgtgtgtgtgtacttgtgaGGCAGGTGTtgtagaggtgtgtgtgtgtgtacttgtgaGGCAGGTgttgtacaggtgtgtgtgtgtgtgtgtatgtgtacttGTGATGCACGTgttgtacaggtgtgtgtgtgtgtacttttgAGGCAGGTgttgtacaggtgtgtgtgtgtacacgtgTACTTGTGATGCACATgttgtacaggtgtgtgtgtgtgtacttgtgaGGCAGGTgttgtacaggtgtgtgtgtgtacacgtgTACTTGTGATGCACATgttgtacaggtgtgtgtgtgtgtacttgtgaGGCAGGTGTtgtagaggtgtgtgtgtgtgtacttgtgaGGCAAGTGTTGTACAGGTGTGTATGTGTACCTGTGAGGTAGGTGTTGTGGGAGGAGTTGATGAAGTAGTGGCTGAGGGGCTGGCACATGTCATCGATAATGTCCAGTCTCTCCGGGGGCACGATGCTGTTCTCCTCACCCCCCAGGTACCGGCTGAACCCCATCAGGGAGATCTGGTCTGagcaacacagacagacaggcgcacagaaacacagagacagagggagacggagagagatgacaaatctgttcaacaccctctctttccctctcccctctctgccctcctctcccctctctcctctctctctctcacctctgtccAGCTGGCTGGAGTTGGTCTCGTATTTCTCCATGAGCTGTCGCACCTGCTCCTTCTTCAGGGGGGGGTACAGCACCTCGTTGAGCCGCGAGTCGCGCTGCTTCTTGTTGATGTAATCCGTCAGCTGGTCCAGGAACAGGAACGGCTTCCCCTTCGAGCCGCTGCCAGGTGGTACAGTCCGAGAGCGCAGGAGGGAGGGataatggggggggggtggagagaGGACTCAGTATTCAGACTTCACTCCTGTCACCCTCTCTCactctatgtctctctctcaatctctgcATCTTTCGCTCCCTctctttcaaattcaaaacaagctttattggcatgacaagttTACAGAAGTGTCGACGGAAagctctcttcctctctgtcaCACTCTCCGTCTCCATCACCaacccactctctctctttccctccctcactcactcacagttGCACGAATAtcctctccagctctgggcGGAGACACAGGTTGCTGAGGAAGCAATGAAACCGCTCCAACGTGAAGTCATCCGGCTTGATTGCCTCGGCCTGGTGGgcggaagagaaagagagagagagagaaagagagagggaacagGAGAGAAAGGTGGAAGAGggtagagggagagaaagagaaattatttatttaaacccaGTGCATCAATTAACACACAAatgtgaccggtcctaccaaaaCATTAGCCAGCGTAAGCTTGTACTGTTTAACATGAACACTTATACGtacaccagtggttcccaagcctGGCCCTGGAgcaccccctaccctgctgttttttgtttttgtttttttatacagCTCCTCACCACTTTTCaccataaaatacacaaacacacagtctaTATGAATTTGCATTATATAAGTTGTCCTGCAGAGGGCAGCAAATAACCACTAATAATGACTCACTGAACTGTACCTGCTCAGAAAAGGTTCTTCCTAAAGTGCGGCCCTCGAagatgtttggtgcggcccccaaaagccaaccttcaaccaccccttttctgaacctttactatatttttacacttgcTGTTAaaaaattgcacatgtaattttgggggaaataaaacaattaaaagtgcataaatgttccctaacagaaatgtataggtaTGATTTAGGACAATTCGTTTTCATCTGTGGTTCATTTCCTACTGTGGCCCATGCCAtgccatcccatgcaacctccatcaccagacattgggaacccctggtttaAAGGGCTGTAGAAGTGGAACCAAGCATGGCAATAGAGGGAGacgggaagaggaggagagtgagagagcaaGACGTGGGGGGAGAGAGGATTTCTTCACCAAGGTAATAAGATCACCCAAAAGGGAGAAGGCATCTGGAGGAAACAACTCACCCGATTGGCTGACAGACCACATAGCTCCAAAGCAGTCTCCACCCTCTTTTTATCCGAGAACATCTTCAGAatactgagagagaaagagagagatgattGCATCAATTACATTTCGATAAAGACACTCATTCACCACAATCtcaccacacactcactcactcactcacttctTCACTGGTATCTTGTTGTCCTGGTTCACCTGCAGTTTTAACTTGATGTACctgagaaacaaacacagcacagcttaactgaaagagagaaacacacacagcgacaGAGAGATAGCGAGAGAgatacaaacagacagacaaacaaacacatacatgcagagagagacacacagaaacacaaagagaCTCACACTTTGAATAGGAAGGTGTTGCGAGAGGAATTGTGGGCCAGCACGTCTGTGGCAAGTTTAAACAGCTCCTGCGTCCACAGCTCACAACAACAACGACAAGGACAACAATTATTATTGGAACCAGTGTGGTGCATAACGTGTGTCTAggcatgtgtttctgtgtgtaccGTATATATGGCATATTTGTATATGTACCATGTGTCTATGTGTataggtttgtgtgtgtctggatgAATGCATCTGTCTCCCCCCAATCTCTCAGTATGGTCAGGCCGCAGTTCCAGAGGCATCCTGCAGGAGCTGCAGTTACCTTGGCAGAGTCCTTCTCCATGGCCTGCAAGTTGAGGAAGTTGATGTTGACCAGGTCAGTGCCGTACACCACCGTCACCAGGTTCTCCGCCGACTTCTCCGCCTGCTGACCCTTGACCTCCACGGACTTGTCAGCCTGTTGATTCTTGCCCTCTGCCAACTTGTCTCCCTGTTGACCTTTGCCCTCTCCTGGCTTCTCTACTGGGGGCAACCCGAGCATATCTCTCACCTTGGGGTCCTGATAggagggcgagagagagagagagtgagggagaacagaggtgtgtgtgggggtcttAAATGCTGCATTCCAGAGGGCAAATTCTGACCGcattgcaaataaaaacaaacccacATGCCCGCTGTGCCATAGGCAAAGACCCCATTACCaccattattagtattaattattattattattatatattctcATCTAAGCCACGGAGCGCCCCTGGCTCGAGGTCGCAAAGTCACTTCCTGTGGGAAAGAGTGCATGACCTCTAACCCCTGACCTCTCACCTTTGGTAGCCTGGCATATTTTCCGGTCCTGGTGTCCCGGATTAGGCTGATATCCAGCAGCTCCACCTCCTGCACAAAAcggagggtggggggtggggggaggggagaggttAGGAAGAATCACAACACAAAAATCACAACCGGCAATCATTACAATGGCAACCCATCAACCACAAACAAGTCTGTCTCCCCCCCCATGCCAGTAAAAAACAACCCAAACACAAAAGCAACTGAAAACAGCCACCAGGACAGCAATGGCAACGCAGACCACAACCACCCCCAGGCTGGCACCACCAGACACAGGGCACCCCCCACACTGGCAGCCCAACACCAGAATgcaacaaacacaaactgaacACACAAACCCTCCAACAACAGCAGCCACCAAACATAGGTTCACGAAGCAAGGATACAATTATTAAGGTTATTATTGTGGTTAAACATATAAGAGTGATGATCATTGCTATTactatattactattattgttgttgttgttatttaacACTCACATAaaacacagtgtatacagtctaggGCTAAAATGCAATTTGACCTGGTCTAGGTGGGGGCTATTAATAGACCGTCTGAGGAGCTGGGACATTTGGGCAGCAGGGGGGGTTTACTGGGAGAGATCCAGGGAGCCGAGCTCAAAGAGCAGAGAGGGGGGGGCTGggcagagacggagagagagaacattGGATGGAAGAAAGAGATGGGGGGAtaagagagagatatagagacaaatagtgagtgagagagagagagagaggggagggagagagaaagaaagggaaagcGATGGAAGAGAgggctggagggagagagagagagagagaggaagacaggGAGCAGGGAGGGGTGGCGGTGACACCTGATACCCCTGTGAACGGGCTGtaggggggggcagggggtggAGTGTAACTCTCTTTCCCCATtcctctccctgcctccctccctttctctctctctctctctctctcgtgcccCTGCCAGTCTACTCActcccccttccctccctcaCGTACTCCAGCGTGGCGCGGCCTGTCAAAATGAAGGGATTAGGACACAGGGGTGATGGGGGGGGTCAGGCAACTGGATTAAGCGGAGGAGCGATGGAGACGGAGAACAACAATGACAGCATGCGTCAGGCCCAGTtagggggagagacagagagagaggaccaGTAACTGCCCACTGTTAAACTGCTGTGTATTCAACAATGCAGGGTGTACAGTATATGTactccaggtgtgcagtgtacacagtatatatttatatatctatccctctccccctccttccTCACtcactccttccctccctccctctccccctctcaattcaatttcaGTGcaaagtgctttattggcatgactcaCATTAGCGAGGTTGCCAAAGCTGTGGAAACTGAGAACAACAGGGGGATACAGACCGAACAGACAAAACCCTAACACACAcccgctccctctctccctccatctctcccgCTCTCCCTCCTTTACAAACACTGCTTGCTCATCTCAGTGTAAGCTCCCTGGCAGGGCCCTGGCAACAGCAAGAGTGGGGAGATTACACTCTGGGCAATATTCCTTATCAGTCCCACCGTGTGCAGGAAGATTAAAGTCACTAAATTAAAGTCACCAGGCAGGTGAAGAAATCACATCTTGGCGTGGTGGTTGGGGTTCTCTGCATTGGTCTCCGGTTCAGGCAGCGATGGAGGATTTTAACTCGCTACTGCTCACTTACTCGCGAGTTGCAAACAGCCCCCAGCCTCCTGGTGCATCTCCCCACTTCCTCCTAATGCCAAGTTACGGTCAGGGAGTCTTTGGGGGCGTTTTTGCTGCTTTGCCCATAAAAACACACCGGGGAGATTTGATGTTTGCCTTTGCATTTTATCTGCCTTTGAAGCGCCCTGGGAAACTGCTCTTATGactacaatacaaaaatgtagttttattactactattaatattattattaccattattattagtacTGCGTGAAGCTAGGACTGGGAGGTCCCATACCCAAAACGTGAGCTTCCCACAGCAGCAAGGCAACCTGCAAGAAAAACACCAGCTTCTCCTGCCAGCGTCTGCCTGTCTTGCCAGTCCACTCCGCTCCTGCCTACAGCTCACTACACAGGGCTGAATCTCAGATTATATATCTTTCTGCGATGGCTGGGTAAGACACACCCCTCTGTCAAACCTCACCCCCAACCCCTCCCACATATCCATATAAAgaggatttattttgttgttggttgTCACCTAAATGCAGGGTGATGGAGCCGGTTTGTCCGGTTGTTTTGCATTCTGGGGCTCAGGTTTTTGATTTTTGTGCATGGTGTATTTAAGAGCATTTTTGGGGTGAGAATGTGTGCGTGTGGGTGAGTGTGGGCTCTGTGGTGACAGTGAGACAGTGGGTTAAacgtgtgttgcagtgtgagtgTTACAGTTTGCGTGTGCGAGACTGTGTGCGAGTGttccagtgtgtcagtgtatgacaatgtgtgtattacagtgtgtgtggggtctgtggtgactgagtgtgtgtgatACAGTGAGTGTtaaagtgtgagtgtgtgagtgttacaGTTTAAGTAtgagtgtgtctgtttgtgagtgtattacagtgtgtgagagtgtgtgtgttacagtgtgttggtgtgtgtgtgagtgtgtgttacagtgcgaTTGTTACAGTATgagtgtaacagtgtgtgttacagtgtgtgtatgcgttacaatgtgtctgtgtatgtgagtgtatgtgtgttacaGTATGAGTGGGGTCTGTGGTGAAACAGTGAAGAGGAATGGTTGCCTGGGAGAAAGCAGAACCCTGAGAGACCCAGACTGCTCACTTCCCCAACTCAGGTCACCACAGCAACCAGTCCCCGGATTCATTCCGGAATGGCCTCCGACTCACAGCCTTTAAAGGTCTCATGGTTGCCCC encodes:
- the plcb3 gene encoding 1-phosphatidylinositol 4,5-bisphosphate phosphodiesterase beta-3 isoform X1, yielding MAGARPGVHALQLKPVSVHEALKKGGKFVKWDEDGSAHSLVTMKVDPDGFFLYWTGSNMEVELLDISLIRDTRTGKYARLPKDPKVRDMLGLPPVEKPGEGKGQQGDKLAEGKNQQADKSVEVKGQQAEKSAENLVTVVYGTDLVNINFLNLQAMEKDSAKLWTQELFKLATDVLAHNSSRNTFLFKVYIKLKLQVNQDNKIPVKNILKMFSDKKRVETALELCGLSANRAEAIKPDDFTLERFHCFLSNLCLRPELERIFVQLGSKGKPFLFLDQLTDYINKKQRDSRLNEVLYPPLKKEQVRQLMEKYETNSSQLDRDQISLMGFSRYLGGEENSIVPPERLDIIDDMCQPLSHYFINSSHNTYLTAGQLTGLSTVEMYRQVLLTGCRCIELDCWKGQGKDEEPIITHGFTMTTDIPFKEVIEAIAESAFKTSPYPVILSFENHVDSSKQQAKMAEYCRSIFGDALLIEPLEKYPLEPGQMLPSPQELLGKILIKNKKKHRHGTVSVRRRVSEQNSLPLDTSVVQDQPTPPPDREAESEEEEEEEQGDPKKPTSDEGTASSEVNATEEMSNLVNYIEPVKFKSFEVANKRNKFFEMSSLVETKGMDILKGAPTEFVEYNKKQLSRIYPKGTRVDSSNYMPQIFWNVGCQMVALNFQTPDLPMQLNLGIFEYNGRSGYLLKPEFMRRMDKHFDPFTEDIVDGIVANTVKIRIISGQFLTDKKVGVYVEVDMFGLPVDTKRKYRTKTSNNNSMDPVWDEDLYVFNKVVLPSLASLRVAVFEENGKFIGHRILPVGAIRPGYHYINLKNELNQPLLLSSLLVYTEAQDYIPNEHQEYADALTNPIWHISTLDQRETQLAVLIQGSEGKPVQVREDRRSSEQTEPICPPLDRKVSLVWQGPPAPPADTPPRDAPPPSIALKEQKEDLIATVLADIKVQALDDLRQEKSFQKLEKKHNKELQELRKKHLRRLWQLSKQQRTKSSQLQSDSLRRRSQIEKSLKRSLKKNVGPEVVQKQMQELSGEEEQQQRQREQLQSVELVELLELRRTQHSLERQRKMELLTERYRKLKDMAQESQTAQNKKLKEICVKEKKELKMILDRKRHNSITEARSHGRVRAEAELEEINRKHISDSVALIRRLDEAQQARRQRLETQHSEILQLIYKELPLHQCRLEEQLELEKQQLPEEVRKFLQTQLESDGKKELFSLSAYDSSGSGPPSNPGTPPISSPDRSWLGGRSLDNSNASLADSSSSGTPVMSEAELNAV
- the plcb3 gene encoding 1-phosphatidylinositol 4,5-bisphosphate phosphodiesterase beta-3 isoform X3; protein product: MLGLPPVEKPGEGKGQQGDKLAEGKNQQADKSVEVKGQQAEKSAENLVTVVYGTDLVNINFLNLQAMEKDSAKLWTQELFKLATDVLAHNSSRNTFLFKVYIKLKLQVNQDNKIPVKNILKMFSDKKRVETALELCGLSANRAEAIKPDDFTLERFHCFLSNLCLRPELERIFVQLGSKGKPFLFLDQLTDYINKKQRDSRLNEVLYPPLKKEQVRQLMEKYETNSSQLDRDQISLMGFSRYLGGEENSIVPPERLDIIDDMCQPLSHYFINSSHNTYLTAGQLTGLSTVEMYRQVLLTGCRCIELDCWKGQGKDEEPIITHGFTMTTDIPFKEVIEAIAESAFKTSPYPVILSFENHVDSSKQQAKMAEYCRSIFGDALLIEPLEKYPLEPGQMLPSPQELLGKILIKNKKKHRHGTVSVRRRVSEQNSLPLDTSVVQDQPTPPPDREAESEEEEEEEQGDPKKPTSDEGTASSEVNATEEMSNLVNYIEPVKFKSFEVANKRNKFFEMSSLVETKGMDILKGAPTEFVEYNKKQLSRIYPKGTRVDSSNYMPQIFWNVGCQMVALNFQTPDLPMQLNLGIFEYNGRSGYLLKPEFMRRMDKHFDPFTEDIVDGIVANTVKIRIISGQFLTDKKVGVYVEVDMFGLPVDTKRKYRTKTSNNNSMDPVWDEDLYVFNKVVLPSLASLRVAVFEENGKFIGHRILPVGAIRPGYHYINLKNELNQPLLLSSLLVYTEAQDYIPNEHQEYADALTNPIWHISTLDQRETQLAVLIQGSEGKPVQVREDRRSSEQTEPICPPLDRKVSLVWQGPPAPPADTPPRDAPPPSIALKEQKEDLIATVLADIKVQALDDLRQEKSFQKLEKKHNKELQELRKKHLRRLWQLSKQQRTKSSQLQSDSLRRRSQIEKSLKRSLKKNVGPEVVQKQMQELSGEEEQQQRQREQLQSVELVELLELRRTQHSLERQRKMELLTERYRKLKDMAQESQTAQNKKLKEICVKEKKELKMILDRKRHNSITEARSHGRVRAEAELEEINRKHISDSVALIRRLDEAQQARRQRLETQHSEILQLIYKELPLHQCRLEEQLELEKQQLPEEVRKFLQTQLESDGKKELFSLSAYDSSGSGPPSNPGTPPISSPDRSWLGGRSLDNSNASLADSSSSGTPVMSEAELNAV
- the plcb3 gene encoding 1-phosphatidylinositol 4,5-bisphosphate phosphodiesterase beta-3 isoform X2 — translated: MEVELLDISLIRDTRTGKYARLPKDPKVRDMLGLPPVEKPGEGKGQQGDKLAEGKNQQADKSVEVKGQQAEKSAENLVTVVYGTDLVNINFLNLQAMEKDSAKLWTQELFKLATDVLAHNSSRNTFLFKVYIKLKLQVNQDNKIPVKNILKMFSDKKRVETALELCGLSANRAEAIKPDDFTLERFHCFLSNLCLRPELERIFVQLGSKGKPFLFLDQLTDYINKKQRDSRLNEVLYPPLKKEQVRQLMEKYETNSSQLDRDQISLMGFSRYLGGEENSIVPPERLDIIDDMCQPLSHYFINSSHNTYLTAGQLTGLSTVEMYRQVLLTGCRCIELDCWKGQGKDEEPIITHGFTMTTDIPFKEVIEAIAESAFKTSPYPVILSFENHVDSSKQQAKMAEYCRSIFGDALLIEPLEKYPLEPGQMLPSPQELLGKILIKNKKKHRHGTVSVRRRVSEQNSLPLDTSVVQDQPTPPPDREAESEEEEEEEQGDPKKPTSDEGTASSEVNATEEMSNLVNYIEPVKFKSFEVANKRNKFFEMSSLVETKGMDILKGAPTEFVEYNKKQLSRIYPKGTRVDSSNYMPQIFWNVGCQMVALNFQTPDLPMQLNLGIFEYNGRSGYLLKPEFMRRMDKHFDPFTEDIVDGIVANTVKIRIISGQFLTDKKVGVYVEVDMFGLPVDTKRKYRTKTSNNNSMDPVWDEDLYVFNKVVLPSLASLRVAVFEENGKFIGHRILPVGAIRPGYHYINLKNELNQPLLLSSLLVYTEAQDYIPNEHQEYADALTNPIWHISTLDQRETQLAVLIQGSEGKPVQVREDRRSSEQTEPICPPLDRKVSLVWQGPPAPPADTPPRDAPPPSIALKEQKEDLIATVLADIKVQALDDLRQEKSFQKLEKKHNKELQELRKKHLRRLWQLSKQQRTKSSQLQSDSLRRRSQIEKSLKRSLKKNVGPEVVQKQMQELSGEEEQQQRQREQLQSVELVELLELRRTQHSLERQRKMELLTERYRKLKDMAQESQTAQNKKLKEICVKEKKELKMILDRKRHNSITEARSHGRVRAEAELEEINRKHISDSVALIRRLDEAQQARRQRLETQHSEILQLIYKELPLHQCRLEEQLELEKQQLPEEVRKFLQTQLESDGKKELFSLSAYDSSGSGPPSNPGTPPISSPDRSWLGGRSLDNSNASLADSSSSGTPVMSEAELNAV